The Triticum aestivum cultivar Chinese Spring chromosome 7B, IWGSC CS RefSeq v2.1, whole genome shotgun sequence genome window below encodes:
- the LOC123155785 gene encoding fatty acyl-CoA reductase 1 yields MAMMDGSLDAEKIAGYFKGKSVLITGATGFLGKILVEKILRVQPDVRRIYLLVRAMDAHSAKQRVEAEVTDTELFCLLKEKHGKGGFELFVEEKVVPLAGDVVFENMGLDAPRLEELAKEVDIIVNGAATTNFYERYDVALDVNVMGVKYLCQLAKKCANLKMLLHVSTAFAAGDREGLIMERPFKKGETLREGTYLDIDAELRLVGDVKKELELQDGGCGDKTKRERKGMKELGLERSRHFGWSNTYVFTKAMGEMLLGQLHGAIPVVILRPSIITSILRDPLPGWMQGTRTIDTIIIGYAKQNLSCFLADLELTMDVIPGDMVANAMMVTMVAHSEEQGAEVMYHATSSLRNPAPYGVLYESGRRHFYENPRLSKDGQVIPTKEMHFFKTIASFHLYMLIKYKLPLEILHVVNLLLCGLFSQLYDDLTRKYKFVMHLVDVYGPFALFKGCFDDINLERLRLTMTKTSPEDDMFNFDPKTVDWNGYFYKIHIPGVLKYVLK; encoded by the exons atGGCGATGATGGACGGCAGCTTGGACGCAGAGAAGATCGCAGGGTATTTCAAGGGCAAGAGCgtcctcatcaccggcgccactggCTTCCTCGGAAAGA TTCTTGTGGAGAAGATACTCCGGGTGCAGCCAGACGTGAGGAGGATCTACCTGCTCGTGCGAGCCATGGACGCCCACTCCGCCAAGCAACGCGTCGAGGCAGAG GTGACAGACACTGAGCTCTTCTGCCTCCTGAAAGAGAAGCATGGCAAGGGAGGATTCGAGCTGTTTGTGGAGGAGAAGGTTGTCCCTTTGGCCGGTGACGTCGTCTTCGAGAACATGGGGCTAGATGCTCCCAGGTTGGAGgagctggccaaggaggtggacATCATCGTCAATGGAGCTGCAACCACCAACTTCTACGAAAG ATATGACGTTGCGTTGGATGTGAATGTCATGGGGGTGAAGTACCTGTGCCAGTTGGCCAAGAAGTGTGCCAATCTCAAGATGCTCCTCCATGTTTCCACCG CATTTGCAGCCGGCGACAGGGAAGGGCTGATCATGGAGAGGCCGTTCAAGAAGGGGGAGACCCTGAGGGAAGGCACGTACCTGGACATCGACGCTGAGCTGCGGCTGGTCGGCGACGTGAAGAAGGAGCTAGAGCTGCAGGACGGCGGCTGCGGCGACAAGACCAAGAGGGAGCGGAAAGGCATGAAGGAGCTGGGGCTGGAGCGCTCCCGCCACTTCGGGTGGTCCAACACGTACGTGTTCACCAAGGCCATGGGCGAGATGCTGCTGGGGCAGCTCCACGGCGCCATCCCGGTGGTGATCCTGCGGCCCAGCATCATCACCAGCATCCTGAGGGACCCCCTCCCCGGGTGGATGCAGGGGACGCGGACCATCGACACCATCATCATCGGCTACGCCAAGCAGAACCTGTCGTGCTTCCTGGCGGACCTGGAGCTGACCATGGACGTGATCCCGGGGGACATGGTGGCCAACGCCATGATGGTGACCATGGTGGCGCACTCGGAGGAGCAGGGCGCGGAGGTGATGTACCACGCCACGTCGTCGCTGCGCAACCCGGCCCCCTACGGCGTGCTCTACGAGTCCGGCCGCCGGCACTTCTACGAGAACCCCAGGCTGAGCAAGGacgggcaggtcatccccaccaaGGAGATGCACTTCTTCAAGACCATCGCCAGCTTTCACTTGTACATGCTCATCAAGTACAAGCTGCCACTCGAG ATCCTGCACgtggtgaacctgctcctctgcggACTCTTCTCGCAGCTCTACGACGATCTCACCCGGAAATACAAGTTCGTCATGCATCTCGTCGACGTCTACGGTCCCTTCGCCTTGTTCAAAGGATG CTTCGACGACATCAACTTGGAGCGGCTGCGATTGACCATGACCAAGACAAGCCCGGAGGACGACATGTTCAATTTTGATCCCAAAACCGTTGACTGGAACGGCTACTTCTACAAAATCCACATACCGGGTGTCCTCAAGTATGTGCTCAAATAA
- the LOC123155787 gene encoding probable uridine nucleosidase 1 — protein sequence MGEDGQIRRDRVIIDTDPGIDDSMTILMAFGEPSVEIIGLTTIFGNVATEYATRNALLLCERAGHPEVPVAEGSPEPLKGGEPRVADFVHGSDGLGNLSLPAPTTKKVEESAAEFMVNKVSQFPGEISVLALGPLTNVALAIKRDSSFACKVKKIVVLGGAFFAAGNVNPAAEANIYGDPDAADVVFTSGADIDVVGINITTQCCFTDEDLLELKNSKGVHAQFLCDMCKFYRDWHEKSDGFQGIFLHDPVSFTALVHPEYFTFKKGVVRVETQGICTGHTLMDHGLKKWNSENPWSGYAPISVAWTVDVPKVLAYVKKLLMAP from the exons ATGGGGGAGGATGGGCAGATCCGCCGCGACAGGGTCATCATCGACACGGATCCCGGCATCG ATGACAGCATGACGATCCTAATGGCTTTTGGAGAACCAAGTGTGGAGATCATTGGGCTGACAACCATATTCGGCAATGTCGCTACAGAGTATGCTACACGCAATGCGCTCTTGCTG TGTGAGAGAGCAGGGCATCCTGAGGTTCCAGTAGCAGAGGGCAGCCCGGAGCCTCTTAAG GGAGGAGAGCCACGCGTTGCTGACTTTGTTCATGGATCCGATGGTCTTGGTAATTTGTCTCTTCCTGCACCTACTACTAAGAAGGTTGAGGAAAGTGCTGCCGAGTTCATGGTTAATAAGGTCTCTCAGTTTCCTGGAGAGATATCTGTACTTGCATTGGGACCCCTGACAAATGTCGCATTG GCCATCAAAAGGGACTCGTCATTTGCATGCAAGGTCAAAAAAATAGTTGTGCTGGGTGGAGCTTTCTTCGCAGCTGGAAATGTCAACCCTGCTGCTGAAGCTAAT ATCTATGGAGATCCGGATGCAGCGGATGTAGTTTTTACATCAGGAGCAGATATTGATGTGGTTGGCATTAACATAACAACTCAATGCTGTTTTACAG ATGAGGATCTCTTGGAACTGAAAAACTCAAAAGGGGTGCACGCACAGTTCTTGTGTGACATGTGCAAGTTCTACAGAGATTGGCATGAGAAGTCTGACGGCTTCCAAG GGATTTTCCTACATGATCCAGTGAGCTTTACAGCCTTAGTTCACCCCGAGTACTTCACATTCAAGAAGGGTGTTGTGAGAGTCGAGACTCAGGGCATTTGCACCGGCCATACTTTGATGGACCATGGATTGAAGAA GTGGAATTCAGAAAATCCATGGTCTGGTTATGCACCAATTTCAGTTGCATGGACAGTCGATGTGCCAAAGGTCCTTGCATATGTGAAGAAGCTGCTGATGGCGCCCTGA